A section of the Leptolyngbyaceae cyanobacterium genome encodes:
- a CDS encoding ATP-binding protein, with protein sequence MPHRRSRRRGVILTNQGLQKLQSAKSESESNENFDKRYSREALGFRMGLDPDTVAKVFACEVGVDKKTLKCCFRAFNLELEPDDYQLAKPENREIQSAKLAVENTVDWGEAPDVSEFYGRTEELATLKHWIVNDRTRLVTLLGMQGMGKTYLSVKLAQKIQDNFEFVIWRSLLPASPANDLLADLISVLSNGQETQLPESFNRIVSRLIDYLQRHRCLLVLDGADRIFQDCTPKMTCRDGICLVHPTKGRYCELFKRVGEATHQSCLILTSQIRSHEIALLEGETRPVRVFRLQGLQVKDIQKLFKTKGTFKGTLDNWNRLAEYYAGNPYVLNRIATTIYQLFNGNITEFLEQKVTVFGTILNSLDREFENLSDIAKAIIQCIILNHQPISFSKLRIQIPSSVSAPALLETLELLQARSWIDTNAGMFSLQPMMMEYAKSLLVEEKIPKVQPIVFLERERIALR encoded by the coding sequence ATGCCTCACCGACGGAGCCGTAGACGTGGTGTAATCCTGACAAATCAAGGATTGCAGAAACTCCAAAGTGCAAAATCCGAATCCGAAAGTAATGAAAATTTTGATAAACGCTATTCCCGCGAAGCTTTAGGTTTTCGGATGGGTTTAGATCCCGATACAGTCGCCAAGGTATTTGCTTGCGAAGTCGGCGTCGATAAAAAAACCCTTAAGTGCTGTTTCCGAGCTTTTAATTTGGAACTCGAACCGGATGATTATCAGCTTGCCAAGCCAGAAAACAGAGAAATTCAAAGTGCAAAATTGGCTGTTGAAAATACTGTAGATTGGGGCGAAGCTCCCGATGTGTCGGAGTTTTACGGACGCACGGAAGAACTGGCAACGCTCAAGCACTGGATTGTCAACGATCGCACGCGCCTAGTTACCTTATTAGGTATGCAAGGAATGGGCAAAACTTACCTATCCGTGAAGTTAGCTCAAAAAATTCAGGATAACTTCGAGTTTGTAATTTGGCGATCGCTCCTCCCTGCTTCGCCAGCCAACGATCTCTTAGCAGACCTGATTTCCGTCTTATCCAATGGTCAAGAAACCCAATTACCAGAATCATTCAATCGGATCGTTTCACGGCTGATCGATTATTTGCAACGCCACCGTTGCTTGCTGGTATTAGACGGTGCTGACAGAATTTTCCAAGACTGTACCCCAAAAATGACCTGTCGAGACGGTATCTGTCTAGTCCACCCAACTAAGGGGAGATACTGTGAGTTGTTTAAGAGGGTAGGAGAAGCCACCCATCAAAGCTGTTTAATATTAACTAGTCAAATCAGATCCCACGAGATTGCCCTACTGGAAGGAGAGACACGACCAGTGCGGGTCTTTCGTCTTCAGGGATTACAGGTTAAAGACATCCAAAAACTTTTCAAAACCAAAGGAACCTTTAAAGGAACGCTAGACAACTGGAATCGATTAGCCGAATATTATGCAGGAAATCCCTATGTTCTAAACCGCATTGCTACAACAATTTATCAGTTATTTAATGGAAATATCACTGAATTTTTAGAACAAAAAGTTACTGTTTTCGGGACAATTCTCAACAGTTTAGATCGGGAATTTGAAAATCTTTCGGATATAGCTAAAGCCATCATCCAATGTATAATTCTCAATCATCAACCTATATCTTTTTCAAAGTTGCGAATACAGATACCATCCTCAGTTTCTGCGCCAGCACTCTTAGAAACTTTGGAACTCTTGCAAGCGCGATCGTGGATTGATACCAATGCAGGTATGTTCTCTCTCCAACCGATGATGATGGAATATGCCAAATCTCTTCTAGTGGAAGAAAAAATACCCAAAGTTCAACCGATCGTTTTTCTAGAGCGAGAACGAATCGCACTAAGATAA